From the genome of Deinococcus sp. AJ005, one region includes:
- a CDS encoding M20 family metallopeptidase, with the protein MTQSIRQPTQASIEDYALQQQVIQWRRYLHENPELSFHENETADFVEGQLSKLPNLTVTRPTPTSVLATLKGGAGPGRTVLLRADMDALPITEETGLPFASKREGVMHACGHDAHTAMLLGAAKVLSGQPEKLCGEVRFIFQHAEEHFPGGAQQIVDSGALAGVDVVMGEHVMSPIPAGVIMLREGPLMASPDGFDIVIQGKGGHGAQPHQTVDPVVIAAQIVLAFQSVISRQLDPIVPAVLSVTQIHSGTAHNIIPDTATLNGTVRTFDPELRKLMPQRMEKIVQGITEAFGATYTFSYQNGYRATINDAATTAILREVAQETFGDTVTVTEGQPLMGSEDFSAYMTVAPGTFVLIGAGGPDYAPHHHPRFDIDERALDHGTRMYIGAARRLTQPL; encoded by the coding sequence ATGACCCAGAGCATCCGTCAGCCCACACAGGCCAGCATCGAGGATTACGCATTGCAGCAGCAGGTGATCCAGTGGCGTCGCTACCTGCACGAGAACCCGGAACTGTCGTTTCACGAGAACGAGACCGCCGATTTCGTGGAAGGCCAGCTCAGTAAACTCCCCAACCTGACGGTCACGCGGCCCACGCCCACCAGCGTGCTGGCGACGCTGAAAGGTGGGGCGGGGCCGGGGCGCACGGTCCTGCTGCGGGCCGACATGGACGCGCTGCCCATCACCGAGGAAACCGGGCTGCCGTTTGCCAGCAAGCGCGAGGGCGTCATGCACGCCTGCGGCCATGACGCGCACACGGCCATGCTGCTGGGCGCAGCCAAGGTGCTGTCGGGGCAGCCAGAGAAGCTCTGCGGCGAAGTGCGGTTCATCTTCCAGCACGCCGAGGAACATTTCCCAGGCGGCGCACAGCAGATCGTGGACAGCGGCGCGCTGGCGGGGGTGGACGTGGTGATGGGCGAACACGTCATGAGTCCCATTCCTGCCGGGGTGATCATGCTGCGCGAGGGGCCGCTGATGGCCTCGCCGGACGGCTTCGACATCGTGATTCAGGGCAAAGGGGGCCACGGCGCGCAGCCGCACCAGACGGTGGACCCGGTGGTGATCGCCGCGCAGATCGTGCTGGCCTTTCAGAGCGTGATCTCGCGCCAGCTCGATCCGATTGTGCCCGCCGTCCTGAGCGTCACCCAGATTCACTCTGGCACCGCCCACAACATCATTCCCGACACGGCCACGCTGAACGGCACGGTGCGGACCTTTGACCCCGAACTGCGAAAGCTGATGCCACAGCGCATGGAAAAGATCGTGCAGGGCATCACCGAGGCGTTCGGGGCCACCTACACCTTCAGCTATCAGAACGGCTACCGCGCCACCATCAACGACGCGGCCACCACCGCGATTCTGCGCGAGGTGGCCCAGGAAACGTTTGGCGACACGGTGACGGTCACCGAGGGCCAGCCATTGATGGGCAGCGAGGATTTCAGCGCCTACATGACGGTGGCCCCCGGAACCTTCGTGCTGATCGGCGCGGGCGGCCCGGATTATGCCCCGCACCACCACCCCAGATTCGACATCGACGAACGCGCGCTGGACCACGGCACACGGATGTATATCGGGGCGGCCCGGCGGCTGACACAGCCACTTTAA
- a CDS encoding ABC transporter substrate-binding protein — protein MRRTLFLSLALLGAASYGTSASAATLVYGAGGEPVSLDSGTITDGNSATPQMMVYDGLVRFKNGTSDISPSLALKWTTNADSTEWTFYLRPGVKFTDGTPFNADAVVYNVNRWWDPAAPGGAKELGKSFTSWQFIFGGFKGDAGTILKSVRADGQSKVIFTMTRGYAQLPETMATSFFGIASPAAIKKAGTKYGTPAALPVGTGPFIMQEWKTGDRINLIPNKAYWGNKAKYDALVLRFLKDPSTRLNELKAGTIDFTTDLNPEQLSSIKADKNLAAVLVPSFNVGMLSLNLGNKYLKNDKVRQAISMAINKKAIVDAFWGDLGVTDANFLPPALKWANSPSVPADYKFDPAAAKKLLADAGYPNGFTLDLWYMPVSRPYFPTPKPIAEAMAADLAAIGIRATLKTEDWAKYLDDRNKAPGFDMYMIGWTGPYASPYNFYNTYYGEEATADNNYGSQKIFDQLRIAAAASTRAAQAKAYAQIHQITYDANVRLPIVHSRPLAAIRTYVKGWQPGPSSLLPFEDITIDGKK, from the coding sequence ATGCGGCGTACCCTTTTTCTTTCCCTGGCCCTGCTGGGCGCAGCGTCTTACGGCACCTCGGCAAGCGCGGCCACCCTGGTCTACGGCGCGGGCGGCGAACCCGTCTCGCTGGATTCCGGCACCATCACCGACGGCAACTCGGCCACCCCACAGATGATGGTCTACGACGGCCTGGTGCGCTTCAAGAACGGCACCAGCGACATCTCGCCCAGTCTGGCCCTCAAGTGGACCACCAATGCCGATTCCACCGAGTGGACCTTTTACCTGCGGCCCGGAGTCAAGTTCACCGACGGCACGCCCTTCAATGCCGACGCGGTGGTGTACAACGTCAACCGCTGGTGGGACCCGGCAGCCCCCGGCGGCGCAAAGGAACTGGGCAAGTCCTTTACCTCCTGGCAGTTCATCTTCGGCGGCTTTAAAGGCGACGCCGGGACCATCCTGAAAAGCGTGCGGGCAGATGGACAGAGCAAGGTGATCTTCACCATGACGCGCGGCTATGCGCAGCTTCCCGAAACGATGGCAACCAGCTTCTTTGGCATTGCCAGCCCGGCGGCCATCAAGAAGGCCGGGACCAAATACGGCACGCCCGCCGCGCTGCCGGTGGGGACTGGGCCGTTCATCATGCAGGAGTGGAAGACCGGAGACCGCATCAACTTGATCCCAAACAAGGCGTACTGGGGAAACAAGGCCAAATACGACGCGCTGGTGCTGCGTTTCCTGAAAGACCCCAGCACCCGCCTGAACGAACTCAAGGCCGGAACGATTGACTTCACCACCGATCTGAACCCCGAACAACTCAGCTCGATCAAGGCCGACAAGAACCTGGCAGCGGTGCTGGTGCCGTCGTTCAACGTGGGCATGCTGAGCCTGAACCTGGGCAACAAGTACCTGAAAAACGACAAGGTGCGGCAGGCGATCAGCATGGCGATCAACAAAAAGGCCATCGTGGATGCGTTCTGGGGCGATTTGGGCGTGACCGATGCCAACTTCCTGCCCCCGGCACTGAAGTGGGCCAACAGCCCGTCCGTTCCCGCCGATTACAAATTTGACCCGGCAGCCGCCAAGAAACTGCTGGCCGACGCGGGCTACCCGAACGGCTTCACCCTGGACCTGTGGTATATGCCGGTGTCCCGCCCCTACTTCCCCACGCCCAAGCCGATTGCCGAGGCAATGGCCGCCGATCTGGCCGCCATTGGCATCAGGGCCACCCTGAAGACCGAGGACTGGGCCAAGTACCTGGATGACCGCAACAAGGCCCCCGGTTTTGACATGTACATGATCGGCTGGACGGGGCCATATGCCAGCCCGTATAACTTCTACAACACCTACTACGGCGAGGAAGCCACGGCGGACAACAATTACGGCAGCCAGAAGATCTTTGATCAGCTCCGCATTGCCGCCGCCGCCAGCACCCGCGCAGCCCAGGCCAAGGCCTATGCCCAGATTCACCAGATCACCTACGACGCCAACGTCCGGTTGCCCATCGTGCATTCACGCCCACTGGCGGCCATCCGCACCTACGTCAAGGGCTGGCAGCCGGGACCGTCCAGCCTGCTGCCCTTCGAGGACATCACGATTGACGGCAAGAAGTGA
- a CDS encoding type I phosphomannose isomerase catalytic subunit: protein MPHTLSSPLPLESKLVERVWGGTRLIPEGGDHSKPIGEAWVIGEDNHVSGGPHAGQTLAELTKQFPAELLGTRASSTRFPLLIKLLDCADWLSVQVHPDDAQARMLEGEGHLGKTEAWQVLEADTGAQIIAGIKPDTTQDDLSEAILDGKVMDHVAYTPVQAGNTFMIPAGTVHALGPGVFLYEVQQTSDLTYRIYDWDRPAAAGRTLHLEKSAEVSRPWPAPAAALPPAGDAVQELTRCGYFLLERLNSKGSKLTGDTAGQTFHVLTVTVGEAQVEAGGETRRLGQFESLLLPAAVGTYQLSGNFQMLRSSLPD, encoded by the coding sequence ATGCCCCACACCCTCTCATCTCCCCTGCCGCTGGAATCCAAACTGGTTGAACGCGTGTGGGGCGGCACCCGGCTGATCCCGGAAGGCGGCGACCACAGCAAGCCCATTGGCGAGGCGTGGGTGATCGGCGAGGACAACCATGTGTCGGGCGGCCCCCACGCCGGGCAGACGCTAGCCGAACTGACGAAGCAGTTTCCGGCAGAGTTGCTGGGCACGCGCGCTTCCAGCACCCGCTTTCCGCTGCTGATCAAATTGCTGGACTGCGCCGACTGGCTGAGCGTGCAGGTCCACCCCGATGACGCACAGGCCCGCATGCTGGAAGGCGAGGGCCACTTGGGCAAAACCGAGGCGTGGCAGGTGCTGGAGGCAGACACGGGCGCGCAGATCATCGCGGGCATCAAGCCAGATACAACTCAGGACGACTTGAGTGAGGCGATTCTGGACGGGAAGGTCATGGACCACGTCGCCTACACCCCCGTTCAGGCCGGGAACACCTTCATGATTCCCGCCGGAACCGTGCATGCGCTGGGGCCAGGGGTCTTTCTGTACGAGGTCCAGCAGACCAGCGACCTGACCTACCGCATCTACGACTGGGACCGGCCCGCCGCCGCTGGCCGCACCCTGCACCTCGAAAAGAGCGCGGAAGTGTCCCGCCCCTGGCCCGCGCCCGCCGCTGCCCTCCCCCCCGCCGGGGACGCCGTTCAGGAGCTGACCCGCTGCGGCTACTTCTTGCTGGAGCGGCTGAACAGCAAAGGAAGCAAGCTGACGGGCGATACTGCCGGGCAGACTTTCCACGTTCTGACCGTCACTGTGGGCGAGGCGCAGGTGGAGGCCGGGGGAGAAACCCGGCGACTGGGCCAGTTCGAGTCGCTGCTGCTGCCCGCCGCTGTGGGCACATATCAGCTTTCCGGCAACTTTCAGATGCTGCGGTCCAGCCTGCCAGACTGA
- a CDS encoding phosphoglucomutase/phosphomannomutase family protein, with amino-acid sequence MPIKFGTDGWRDIIADEFTYDNVRHVARAHAQVLSQAGGSSVVVGFDTRFQGANFARVVAETMAEQGLDVWLAAEYLPTPALSFAVVHHVAAGGVMVTASHNPPAYSGYKLKGSYGGSATPSIVAQVEAALNAPEAYSGPRGTVRPLEIRQAYYEQLDRQLDLDVLRAYRGRVIHDPMGGAACGWLTGYAEHAGLQLDLTELHGRPDPLFHGVNPEPVPQSLGELMGLLAEESGPTLGVVTDGDADRVGAVTAGGHFFNSHQIFAVLTAHLYRVRGLRGRVVKTVSGSRVIELLAQKLGLEVLETPVGFKYITDAFLEGQDDESKAVLIGGEESGGLSSRGHIPERDGLLNSLLMIEAMAASGKSLHQLFADIEKEVGFRHHYDRADLHLSDQFDKAALLAAAQNFKEVAGHAVEGVNTRDGVKLTLAGGDSAMFRASGTEPVVRVYVEAQSEADLRAILDEATRRVYGYDPGHQSG; translated from the coding sequence ATGCCCATTAAATTCGGAACGGACGGCTGGCGCGACATCATCGCCGATGAATTCACCTACGACAACGTGCGGCATGTGGCGCGTGCCCATGCCCAGGTTCTCAGTCAGGCAGGCGGCAGTTCGGTGGTTGTGGGCTTCGACACCCGTTTTCAGGGCGCGAATTTTGCCCGCGTGGTGGCCGAAACGATGGCCGAACAGGGGCTGGACGTGTGGCTGGCTGCCGAGTATCTGCCCACCCCAGCCCTGTCCTTTGCCGTCGTCCATCACGTTGCGGCAGGGGGTGTGATGGTCACGGCCAGCCACAACCCGCCTGCCTACAGCGGCTACAAGCTCAAGGGCAGCTACGGCGGCAGCGCCACCCCGAGCATCGTGGCCCAGGTGGAGGCCGCCCTGAACGCGCCCGAAGCCTACAGCGGCCCGCGCGGCACGGTGCGTCCCCTGGAGATCCGGCAGGCGTATTACGAGCAACTGGACCGGCAACTCGATCTGGACGTGCTGCGCGCCTACCGGGGCCGCGTCATTCACGATCCGATGGGCGGCGCGGCCTGTGGCTGGCTGACCGGGTACGCCGAACACGCCGGATTGCAGCTCGATCTGACGGAACTACACGGACGCCCCGATCCGCTGTTTCACGGCGTCAACCCGGAACCCGTGCCGCAGAGTCTGGGCGAGTTGATGGGCTTGCTGGCCGAAGAATCCGGGCCGACGCTGGGCGTGGTGACCGATGGCGACGCGGACCGGGTGGGTGCGGTCACAGCGGGGGGGCACTTCTTCAACAGCCATCAAATCTTCGCCGTGCTGACCGCGCATCTGTACCGTGTACGCGGTCTGCGCGGGCGTGTGGTCAAAACGGTGTCGGGCAGCCGCGTGATCGAGTTGCTGGCGCAGAAGCTGGGGCTGGAAGTGCTGGAAACCCCGGTGGGTTTCAAGTACATCACCGACGCTTTTCTGGAGGGGCAGGACGACGAATCGAAAGCCGTGCTGATCGGCGGCGAGGAATCCGGCGGCCTGTCCTCACGCGGGCACATCCCGGAGCGCGACGGCCTGCTGAACAGCCTGCTGATGATCGAGGCGATGGCGGCGAGTGGTAAAAGTCTGCACCAATTGTTTGCCGATATTGAGAAGGAAGTGGGCTTCCGGCATCACTATGACCGCGCCGATCTGCACCTGAGTGACCAGTTCGATAAGGCCGCGCTGCTGGCCGCTGCCCAGAACTTTAAGGAAGTGGCGGGCCATGCCGTGGAGGGCGTCAACACACGCGACGGCGTGAAGCTGACGCTGGCGGGCGGAGACTCGGCCATGTTCCGCGCTTCCGGCACCGAGCCGGTGGTGCGCGTTTATGTTGAGGCCCAGAGCGAGGCCGATCTGCGCGCCATTCTGGATGAGGCCACCCGGCGCGTGTACGGGTACGATCCGGGACATCAATCTGGCTGA